One genomic segment of Opitutaceae bacterium includes these proteins:
- a CDS encoding DegT/DnrJ/EryC1/StrS family aminotransferase, producing the protein MPSKSKSRTPTESKLALLGGNPVGKVKAPLFPQFSARAKRRVLDLLDTGHTVGLGKHDPIIREAEDAISRYHGGLHCLGTSSGHGALQMALAGLEIGPGDEVITTPYSWGASISCILHQGAIPIFADVDPKTGLIDPATIEALITKKTRAILAVHIFGQPAPMPRILKIAAKHGLAVIEDGSQAHGATLGGKKVGGFGHAAGFSCMGGKLLATTEAGYLVTRDEDVYWKAALLSQHMGRSPDKGFPDRWRPYVDSLVYTYRLNPINAVLLTEQLKKLDREIDGRRQNVESLRAGLADAKFLSIPKYARTACPSFHLLTMNFNAKAAGISRLTFLRALNAEGLPVFAYVPAPIPDWHRLHWKDYKGPRILWMDALKQNGVDYAKTAIPNCRKKIASSVEMGFNFVRPDPRSMQRAAEIVLKVESHINTLRAWEKVQA; encoded by the coding sequence ATGCCCTCAAAGTCGAAGTCCCGCACCCCCACCGAATCCAAACTCGCCCTCCTTGGCGGCAATCCCGTCGGCAAAGTCAAGGCCCCGCTTTTCCCCCAGTTCTCCGCCCGGGCCAAGCGCCGGGTGCTGGACCTGCTCGATACCGGCCACACCGTCGGGCTCGGCAAACATGATCCCATCATCCGGGAAGCCGAGGACGCCATCAGCCGCTACCACGGAGGCCTCCACTGCCTCGGCACAAGCTCCGGGCACGGAGCCCTTCAGATGGCCCTGGCCGGGCTCGAAATCGGACCCGGCGACGAAGTCATCACCACTCCCTATTCGTGGGGTGCCTCCATTTCCTGCATCCTCCACCAGGGCGCCATCCCGATCTTCGCCGATGTCGATCCAAAGACAGGATTGATCGACCCGGCTACGATCGAAGCCCTCATCACGAAAAAGACCCGCGCCATCCTCGCCGTCCACATCTTCGGGCAGCCGGCACCCATGCCGCGCATCTTGAAGATCGCGGCGAAACATGGGCTCGCAGTGATCGAGGACGGCAGCCAGGCCCACGGGGCGACCCTCGGTGGCAAGAAAGTCGGCGGCTTCGGCCACGCCGCCGGGTTCTCCTGCATGGGCGGCAAGCTGCTCGCCACCACCGAAGCCGGCTATCTCGTCACCCGGGATGAGGATGTCTATTGGAAGGCCGCCCTCCTCTCCCAGCACATGGGACGGTCACCCGACAAAGGCTTCCCAGACCGCTGGCGGCCCTATGTCGACTCGCTGGTCTACACCTACCGTCTCAACCCGATCAACGCCGTCCTCCTGACCGAGCAGCTGAAGAAACTCGACCGGGAAATCGACGGACGTCGCCAGAATGTGGAAAGCCTGCGCGCCGGGTTGGCCGACGCGAAATTCCTATCGATTCCGAAATACGCCCGGACAGCCTGCCCTTCCTTCCACCTCCTCACCATGAACTTCAACGCGAAGGCCGCCGGCATCTCCCGCCTGACCTTCCTGCGCGCGCTCAATGCCGAAGGACTCCCGGTCTTCGCCTACGTTCCCGCACCCATACCGGACTGGCACCGACTCCATTGGAAAGACTACAAGGGTCCCCGCATCCTTTGGATGGACGCCCTCAAGCAAAACGGCGTTGACTACGCCAAGACCGCAATCCCCAACTGCAGAAAGAAGATCGCGAGCTCGGTCGAGATGGGTTTCAACTTCGTCCGCCCCGATCCGAGATCGATGCAACGCGCCGCCGAGATCGTTCT
- a CDS encoding RHS repeat-associated core domain-containing protein — MTSKSATCLIALLAILLLPADIFSAGDYAGDWRPRLQSRAGIDVDTATGAFIEEINLVSLQGERELSLGLTYNSSLASSRRGAVGYGWTHPYEAKIAFLGGQLTAFLNNNQLAFYPNNDRPSWYSSDAFEPSTFVLVQQPDYFGRNWFLRQHGSGTAYHFTESGRLTRITDSHLRELTVTRYLDGSVGTVLEPVTHQKIDLYYRNMSASRYQHYPLLSVVSYADLFRFLKYDEHARLSRIYDPTRFFSAVYGSDGGLVDPGEDGAFYDLKVTRTDTGRLVRVVAFIDGENPENLVVAVITPGGKRIPVNYRFNGENSSRSFLVMLLLDDYLDESPEGTWRLHVVNQSENQSYRISGFGISLSYDAANWTEYDYVPWPSKRIARATDSEGKQIYANLYDAKGRVERQFGAAGSPSVWQFSYDGPKTTVESGSPAPGRGKSAVEFVHDDLFNLLSVKDEIGNKTVFTYLPGTRSRTSILDPEGNLTRFEYAYFDKERLTAIIEPNGSTTQFETFNGSDVDSYRLISVKDQLGRETKFVSSAAKLVNVTSPNGQRQYREYSEKGQLIKVTNKGLRASTTQGTLAVPTDVGNQDSISFEYDANGRLKSVVPDHNREETESIEYDGAGRLKTLSDGAFNAFSFDYDALGNIVKLQNDQGEAILKTYDYRNELVREMDPMGKATLYDYNGDGNLTSITNALGEVTTFGYDRDGRLATITDTAGNTAARYTYDLAGRVQTEVADGDRFNYRYDRNGNTVEVTDSYGSTLSETIYNELNLPVSVIDARGKVTNYEYDVLGQVISRTDPSGAKTSFRYDAMNRIDRVTDANGRSFTRVYESDDVVKEVIDADGKKTLFTYTPKNELATITTPKGQVTTFEYTGNGFVNRYVTPSGKVQEYTYDKANRLTRTYHAKSSHPDYLYEYDKNGNRTKVSTRAGATGTPEVKIVQAYDALNRTTSVEDAEGKTVSYAYDPAGQVAQVTYPDLKAVEYTYDEAGRVVALRDWAGRVTRYTWGPGGQIEAIAFPNGTSRSMQYNDQRILLKRSDFDARGAVIVSYEYSYSEDGRISAELVAGTYPTAYSPTETTYTYGEDNELTGDQFAFDADGNLTRGPINGQTNLLNWNARNNMIQVGDLIFHYDVEDRLVGWTKGGETVKLTVVDAAEGARVLVAASSTGSVTRYVYGVGLVYEETDGVIKVHHYDARGSTTALSGADGTVSGRISYSPFGSVIGSVDDTDTLFKYGGLFGVMTVPNGLNHMRYRWYSPEMRRFISMDSVLGDIELPGSLNRYVYAGNDPINFNDPQGEFLNGLTALVGAGIGAVVGATIEVVGSAIANKPIEWNRVASAAIGGAVTGGIIGALPVAGALGSGVGYFASRAAASATGSVVEDAAYSLLSGKEFDVGDVAFNAGVSAGVSVGLGLGGKYIPTTGAYKAVASGARRIGNAIRPNTTRSSIAKVAGLGSADSALKAALKREAKRGLKRSVTGGTGFAWDVSYGDRSTPPGKAGTVIRGATGAPTSAIGKGGEYLHYQRFLEALTAADRPLPDPIENLSTF, encoded by the coding sequence ATGACATCAAAATCAGCCACCTGCCTGATCGCCCTCCTGGCGATTCTGCTTTTGCCTGCTGACATCTTCTCAGCCGGTGATTACGCCGGCGATTGGAGGCCCCGCCTCCAGAGCCGGGCGGGCATCGATGTCGACACGGCCACCGGGGCCTTCATCGAGGAGATCAATCTCGTCAGTCTGCAAGGGGAGCGCGAACTCAGTCTGGGTCTGACCTACAACTCGAGCCTGGCCTCAAGCAGAAGAGGTGCCGTGGGATATGGCTGGACGCACCCGTATGAAGCGAAAATCGCCTTTCTCGGAGGTCAACTTACGGCCTTTCTGAATAACAATCAGTTGGCTTTCTATCCGAACAACGATCGGCCCTCGTGGTATTCGTCTGATGCTTTCGAGCCGAGTACGTTCGTGCTGGTGCAGCAACCAGATTATTTCGGCAGGAATTGGTTTCTGCGCCAGCATGGCAGTGGAACGGCCTACCATTTCACAGAATCCGGGAGATTGACGCGGATCACCGACAGTCACCTCAGAGAACTGACCGTGACCCGGTATCTGGATGGGTCGGTGGGCACGGTTTTGGAGCCGGTGACCCATCAGAAGATCGACCTTTACTACCGCAATATGAGCGCGAGTCGCTATCAGCACTACCCGCTGCTGAGCGTGGTCTCGTACGCTGATCTCTTTCGATTCCTGAAATACGACGAACACGCCCGCCTAAGTCGTATCTATGATCCAACCCGATTCTTTTCGGCGGTTTATGGTTCAGATGGTGGATTGGTGGACCCTGGAGAGGATGGTGCCTTCTACGACCTGAAGGTCACCCGCACCGACACGGGGCGCCTGGTTCGGGTAGTTGCGTTTATCGACGGCGAAAATCCGGAGAACCTTGTTGTGGCCGTGATCACACCAGGCGGGAAAAGAATTCCCGTGAATTACCGGTTCAACGGGGAAAACAGTTCTCGGAGTTTCCTGGTCATGTTGCTCCTTGATGACTATCTGGATGAGTCACCCGAAGGGACGTGGCGTCTCCATGTGGTCAACCAGTCAGAAAATCAGAGCTACCGAATTTCGGGTTTTGGGATCTCCCTCTCATACGATGCGGCGAACTGGACCGAGTATGACTACGTTCCCTGGCCTTCCAAGCGGATTGCCCGGGCAACCGACAGCGAGGGGAAACAGATCTATGCGAATCTGTATGACGCCAAAGGACGCGTGGAGCGCCAGTTCGGCGCGGCCGGCAGTCCATCGGTCTGGCAGTTCTCGTATGATGGTCCGAAGACAACTGTCGAGTCGGGTTCCCCGGCTCCGGGCCGGGGAAAATCCGCCGTGGAGTTCGTTCACGACGATTTGTTCAACCTGCTGTCCGTCAAAGACGAGATCGGGAACAAGACAGTCTTCACCTACCTGCCCGGGACCCGGAGCCGTACGTCGATCCTCGACCCGGAAGGGAATCTGACTCGTTTCGAGTATGCTTACTTCGATAAAGAGAGACTGACAGCGATTATCGAACCAAACGGCAGCACCACCCAATTCGAAACCTTTAATGGTTCTGATGTGGATTCGTATCGTTTGATATCCGTCAAGGACCAGCTGGGCCGTGAAACAAAGTTTGTCTCTTCGGCGGCGAAACTGGTGAATGTGACCAGCCCCAACGGGCAACGCCAATATAGAGAATACTCGGAAAAGGGTCAGTTGATAAAGGTGACGAATAAAGGGCTGCGTGCTTCAACCACCCAAGGCACCCTGGCTGTTCCGACGGACGTCGGGAATCAGGATTCCATCAGTTTCGAATATGATGCAAATGGTCGACTCAAGTCGGTCGTCCCTGATCATAATCGGGAGGAGACCGAATCGATCGAATACGACGGTGCCGGTCGACTGAAGACCCTGTCTGACGGCGCCTTCAACGCGTTTTCTTTCGATTACGATGCTCTTGGGAATATCGTCAAGCTGCAGAACGACCAGGGGGAGGCGATTCTGAAGACCTATGATTATCGCAACGAACTGGTGCGGGAAATGGACCCGATGGGCAAGGCCACTCTGTACGACTACAATGGTGATGGTAACCTGACCTCGATCACCAACGCACTCGGAGAGGTCACCACCTTCGGGTATGACCGTGACGGGCGCCTCGCCACGATCACCGACACAGCTGGCAATACAGCGGCCCGCTATACCTACGATCTGGCGGGCCGGGTGCAAACGGAGGTGGCCGACGGTGATCGATTCAACTACCGCTACGACAGGAACGGGAACACGGTTGAGGTTACAGACAGCTACGGGAGCACTCTCTCGGAGACAATCTACAATGAGCTCAATCTGCCGGTCTCAGTAATAGATGCCCGGGGCAAGGTCACCAATTACGAGTATGATGTTCTCGGGCAGGTGATCTCGCGAACTGACCCGAGCGGGGCCAAGACGTCATTTCGCTATGATGCCATGAACCGGATCGACCGGGTGACCGACGCGAACGGGAGATCCTTCACCCGGGTCTACGAATCCGACGACGTGGTGAAAGAGGTCATCGATGCGGACGGCAAGAAGACCTTATTCACCTACACGCCCAAGAACGAGCTGGCGACCATCACCACGCCCAAGGGCCAGGTCACCACCTTTGAGTACACGGGCAACGGCTTCGTCAACCGCTACGTCACTCCTTCGGGAAAGGTGCAGGAATACACCTACGACAAGGCCAATCGCCTCACCCGAACCTATCACGCGAAGTCGTCCCATCCCGACTACCTCTACGAATACGACAAGAACGGCAACCGGACGAAGGTCAGCACTCGGGCAGGTGCAACGGGGACTCCGGAGGTCAAGATTGTCCAGGCCTACGATGCCCTCAATCGGACCACGTCGGTCGAGGACGCCGAAGGCAAGACGGTCAGTTACGCCTACGACCCGGCTGGTCAGGTGGCCCAGGTGACCTATCCCGATTTGAAGGCTGTGGAGTACACCTATGATGAGGCGGGGCGGGTTGTGGCGCTCAGGGATTGGGCCGGCCGGGTGACACGTTACACTTGGGGTCCGGGCGGACAGATTGAGGCGATTGCCTTTCCGAACGGCACGTCTCGATCGATGCAATACAACGACCAGAGGATACTGCTGAAGCGCTCCGACTTTGATGCCCGGGGGGCGGTCATTGTGAGCTACGAATACTCGTATTCTGAAGACGGACGAATTTCCGCTGAGTTGGTCGCCGGTACATATCCAACGGCCTATTCACCGACTGAAACCACCTATACCTACGGTGAAGACAATGAGCTGACCGGCGACCAGTTCGCCTTCGACGCCGATGGCAACCTGACCCGCGGTCCGATCAACGGTCAGACGAATCTGCTGAACTGGAACGCACGCAACAATATGATCCAGGTGGGCGATCTCATCTTCCACTACGATGTCGAGGACCGCCTGGTCGGATGGACCAAGGGCGGGGAGACGGTCAAGCTGACCGTGGTGGACGCGGCCGAGGGGGCGAGGGTTCTGGTCGCGGCGAGTTCGACCGGATCTGTGACCCGCTATGTTTACGGGGTGGGACTCGTCTACGAGGAGACCGACGGAGTGATCAAGGTCCATCACTACGATGCGCGTGGAAGCACCACGGCCTTGTCCGGTGCGGACGGAACAGTCTCGGGCCGGATAAGCTACAGCCCGTTTGGATCGGTCATCGGAAGCGTCGACGATACGGATACGCTCTTCAAATACGGTGGTCTGTTCGGCGTGATGACGGTCCCGAATGGTCTGAATCATATGCGCTACCGGTGGTATTCGCCGGAGATGCGACGTTTTATTTCCATGGACTCGGTTCTGGGCGATATCGAACTGCCGGGCAGCCTGAATCGCTATGTCTACGCCGGGAACGACCCGATCAATTTCAATGACCCGCAGGGTGAGTTCTTGAACGGACTCACCGCGTTGGTTGGAGCGGGTATCGGGGCTGTGGTGGGGGCAACCATCGAAGTGGTCGGCTCAGCCATTGCCAACAAACCTATCGAGTGGAACAGGGTTGCTTCGGCCGCCATCGGCGGGGCGGTTACGGGCGGAATTATCGGGGCTCTTCCGGTTGCCGGCGCCTTGGGGTCAGGTGTCGGCTATTTTGCCAGTCGAGCGGCGGCTTCGGCAACGGGTAGCGTCGTTGAGGACGCTGCCTATTCGTTGTTGTCCGGCAAGGAATTTGATGTTGGGGACGTCGCATTCAATGCCGGTGTCAGTGCCGGTGTCTCCGTTGGCCTGGGGTTGGGTGGCAAGTACATCCCAACCACGGGTGCCTACAAGGCTGTGGCCAGCGGAGCCCGAAGGATTGGAAATGCGATTCGCCCCAATACCACTCGCAGCTCGATTGCCAAAGTGGCTGGTTTGGGCTCGGCTGATTCCGCTCTCAAAGCAGCGCTGAAAAGAGAAGCAAAGCGGGGGTTGAAACGCTCGGTAACCGGCGGTACCGGATTCGCCTGGGATGTCAGCTATGGGGACCGCTCAACGCCTCCCGGTAAGGCCGGAACCGTCATCAGGGGCGCGACCGGAGCGCCTACAAGCGCGATCGGGAAAGGCGGTGAATACCTGCACTACCAGCGCTTTCTCGAGGCGCTGACGGCCGCGGATCGTCCGTTGCCCGATCCAATCGAGAACCTTTCCACGTTTTAG